In the genome of bacterium, the window TGGTCCGGGAGGATCTCGGCGTGGTGGTACGTAGGGATCCCGAGGCGCCGGGCCAGCGCGGCGGTCGCGTCCTCGGACCCGCCGTCGACTACGACGATCTCGTCGAGGAGCGGCACCTCCTCCATGAGGGTCCGCCGGAGGATCTCGATCTCCCGTCCGATCGTCGCTTCTTCGTTGAGGGCGGGCAGGCCGAGGCTGATCGTTACCCCCTGGGCGCGTTTGAGGGCGAGAAGCGCATCCCGATCGCTGAACTCCTGGGCGTCAAACGTATTGCGGGCGAACCAGCGGTCCACCACGACGGACGACCACATCCGGCCCGGCACCGGATCGCTCACGATCCGACGGCGGCGGCCGCGCGGGAGAGGAGCGGAACGATCTGCTCGCGCATGATGACGCTCCACCGGTAGGACGCGAGCACGCGCCGGCGGAGGCGATACCCGCGCTCTTCCATTAAGGTATCAATGATCGCGGCGGCGACGCGCGCCGGGGGATCCCCGAGGTCGAATGTGTGGATCGCATCGTCCCCTACGGCCCGCAGCGCCGCCAGGTCGGTCGTAAACGCCGGCAGGCGCGCGAGGCCCGCCTCCAGGAGCGGGAGCCCGAAGCCTTCGTCTCGGCTGGGGAGGAGGAGGGCATCGGCCAGCATGTAGAGATCCGCCATCGTCCGATCGGAGAGCACAAGCGGCCGTCCCCGGGGGCCGCGGAGGTCTGTGCAGAACACGACGTGTTCTTCGAGTCCCAGCCGGCGGCGCAGGGCGCGCAGTTCCTGGAGGTAGCTCCGGTTTCGAGGGTTGTGGGCGCCGAGAGGACCGGTCACCAGCAGCCGCACCGTTAGTTCGCGCCGCACTATCTCGGATGCGACGGCGAGCGCGTATTCGATCTGTTTGCGCCGCGTGATCCGGGCGGGGAGGAGCAGGACGATTTGATGGTCCCACAACCGGAGGGTGTCGGCGAGCCATCGTCCGACCCCGGTGAGGCGGAGAAACACCGCGGGGTCGATGCCGTTCGGGATGACTGCGACCGCGGGCCCCGCGAGCCCGAGAGCGGCGCAGAGCGCCTGCTGGCGCGCGCGTGAGACGGCGACGTAGGTCCCGCCGCGCACTCTGGTCCGGAGCAGGTCCCACGGGGCCCCCGGATGGAGATGCGGGCCATATAGGGGATTCGTCCAGGCGAGATCGTGGCACCACACCACGATCCGCGGGGAGCTCTTCCGCGCGGCGATCTGGTGCAGCGCCGCCGTCAGGGCGAGGTTCTTGTGCAGCGTCAAGACGTTGTGCGCGACGCACACGTCGATCCCGGCCAGCGCGCGTTCCAGATCCTCTCCGATCCGCGCGGTGAGGGCGGGGAAGGCGGCGGTGATCCTTCCCGCCTCGAGATCGCGGGCCACCGCCAAGACCCGCGGGTGGCGGGAGTCAAGGAGGGGAAGTCGATGGAGGCGCACGCCTGCCCCGAGAGATTCTCCGCGACCGGTCAGGACGCTCACGTCGAACCCCTCGAGCGCGAGCTGGCGGGCGTGTCGGGCGAGCACGGTCTCGACCCCTCCGACGACGGGCGGGGTGGTGTAATGGAGCAGCGCGACACGGGGGCGGCGCGATTCAGACTCGGTCATCGGCGGATCCTCCGCACCGGGGGCGCGGCCGGAGCGCCACTACTCCTGCGACCCCTGCGGGCTGACTGCCATCGGGTCAGACGGCGGATGTACCGGGCCACGGCTTCGGCGTCATAAGGCGGCAACGTCCCCACCCGCCAGTTGATTTCTCGCACCAGCTCAGTGCCGGTCATCTCGGGAAGCGGTCCTGAGGGGTCTTCCATAGGGATCCTGCGGTCTCGGCGCTCGCTGCGGAGACGCTCCATCATCTCAAGCACCTGGATCTTCGCCGGGCGCGGCAGCAGATACGCGGCGGTCTTGATATACTCCCGGTGCGTCAGCAGGGCTCGGATGTTGATCGCCGACTTCCGTCCTGGCCGGTGTTGCTCGGCCGGCGGCCGCTCTCCGCTCATCCCTGCTTCTCCCGGATGGGTGTGAAACGCGTGTGGTCCTTCGGGCCCGCGGAGAGCTCTCCCTGCGCACATCCACCGTCCCGGGCGGGGGGAACGCGCCCCTCCGGCGAATCCTCAGGTATGTCCGTCCTGGACGATCCGAAACGGGCGCGCACCTGCGATCCGTCCGGAATGCTCGGCGTCGCGCTCGGCCTGCCCCGGCAGGTCCGTGAAGGTTGGGCCCTGGGCCGGGCAGCGCAGGTGCTCCCCCTGTCCGCGGCCCCCGAGCATCTCGTCATCTGCGGCATGGGCGGGTCCGCGATCGGCGGAGACCTTCTGTCGGGGTACCTCGCGTCCGCGTGTCCCATCCCGATCGCCGTGGTGCGGGGGTACGAGGTCCCCAAGTTTGTCGGCCCTCGCTCCGTCGTGATCGCGGCGTCTTATTCGGGGGCCACCGAAGAGACGCTGTCGGCCGTGGCCCAGGCCGAGCGCGCAGGTGCGACGGTGTTCGCGGTCACGTCGGGGGGACAGTTGGCCCAGACCGCCAAGCACGCGGCGGTCATGGTACCGGCCGGCCTGGCCCCGCGTGCCGCACTCGGTTACCTGATGTTCTCGGCGCTGGCCGTCCTCGAACGGTGGGAGTTGACCGGGCCGTGCGCGAAGGGCGTGGAGGAGGCGGCGGGTGTGCTCGAAGGGATCGCGGCGGAGTGCGGCCCCGAGGTCCCCGCCGTCCGCAATCCGGCCAAGCGTCTCGCGGAGGAACTGGCCGGTCGCGTGCCGGCGGTCTATGCCGCATCTCCGGGGATCGAGGCCGCCGCCCGCCGCTGGAAGTGCCAGTTCAATGAGAACAGCAAAACGCTCGCCACTTGGAATGTGTTCCCGGAGCTCAATCATAATGAGACGGTCGGTTGGGGCGCCCCCGCTGCGCTCGCGGCCCACTTCGCCGTGGTCGTGCTGCTCGAGGGGACGGAGCCGGCGCACCTGATGCGGCGGATCGGTCTCACGTCCGACCTGGCGCTTGGCCCGGCCGCGGGCGTGCACGAGGTGCGTGCGCGCGGGCGCGGCCGTCTCGCCCGGCTGCTCTCGCTGGTCTTCATCGGGGACTTGGTGAGCATCTATCTGGCCTACCTCCGCGGAGTCGATCCGACGCCTGTCGAGGTGATCGACGCCATCAAGCAGGGTCTGCGCGAGCCCCACTGATTCCCTAAACTCTCGGGCTATCCCGCCTTCGCTGCGGCGAGGCCTCGTTGAACGGCCGCGATGTCTCCCCACCTCGTGAAATGGGGCATTTAATGGCTATTTGGGGGGAAACGCCGCCCGCACGGGGGTTCGAGAGCCACGCCACAGACTCTGACCAAGCGCAAACGGCCAAAAGCCGGAGGCCCGCGGAAGCACTTCCTCGCGCTCATCGAGCACAGTTCCGACGCGATCGCGGAGATCCGGCGGTGCGCGCGCGCGCAGTTCGACCCCGACGTCGTCGAGGTCTTCTGCCACATCGTGGAGCAGACGGGACCCCCGGTCCCATGACGGCGTCCACGCGCGTCGAGGCGGATCCCTCGCTCCTCGCGCCCCCGCCTCCGGTCCTGTTGGGCGTGCGCAGTGCGGAGGGGTGGATCAGCCTCATTCGGGTCCTGGTGCTCCTCTCGCTGATCCCGGCGCTGTGGTTCGGGATCATCGGGGTCACCCATCCCGGTGTCACGAGCCTCGTCGTGCTTCTGGGGATCTACGTTATCGCGCTGGCGCTCGGCCCGCGGCGGTTCCGGCTGCTGCAGAAGACCGACCTCATCGTCGCGCTCGATATCCTCGTGGTCACCCTCGTCGTCAGCATCTCAGGCGGAATCAACAGCCCGTTCGTCTTCCTGTTCTATTTGACGATCGTGGAGGCCGCGGCACGGCTCAACGTCCGCCAGGCGATCACCGCCTCGCTCGCGATGGCCGGAATGCTGGTGCTCTTGGGGGTGCGCGCGGGGTGGGACGAGACGGCGGTCACGGCCGGGTTCAAGCTCGGCGCGCTCATGGCCGGCGGTTTTTTCCTCGCCCTGTTCCTCGGTATGCTCGTTCAAGAGTACCGGACCGGCCACGAGCGCACCTGGTGGGGCGCGCAACTGGATCACGCGCGGGCGCAGCGGACGGCCGAACTGGAAGCGTTCTACGATCTGTCCATGCGGTTACGGGCGGCGCATGACGCCGGTGAGATGTATCCCATCATCGTCGATCACGCGGTCGAGCTCCTTCGGGCCGACCACGGAACCCTGGCGCTACTCTCTTCCGACCACCAGATGCTGGCCCGGCTCTATACCGCCGGGGTGTCCGCGGGGCCTGCGGGAGAGACCTTTCCCGTGGCCGGCAGTCCGTCGGAGTATGCGATCAAGACGGGGACGGCCTTTGTGACCGAAGATTTCGCGGGCGTGTCCGTTCCGGGATTTGACCCCGCTCCCTATCGCGCCTTCGGCCCCGTGGTCATCGTCCCGGTGCGCTCCGAGCAGGAGATCATCGGGGCCTTGGAGCTGGGGCGCAGCCGGGGCGGCGGGGCACGCGTGTTCACGGACGCCGACATCCGTCTGCTCGAGGGGATCGCGGAGATCGGGGGCACTGCCGTTCGCCGGGCCCGCCTGTTCCAAAACCTGGAGCAGTCGTACATGCAGATGGTCCTGGCCCTCGCGCGGACGATGGACGCGCGCGACACCTACACCGCCGGGCACAGCGAGCGGATCGCCGCGCTCGCGGAGACCGTGGCCAGGGCTTTGGGGAGCGCAGAGGAGGAGATTCAGGACGTCCGGTGGGGCGCGCTGCTCCACGACATCGGCAAGATCGGCGTGCCGGATGAGATCTTGAGGAAGCCCGGACCGCTCACCGAGGCGGAGCAGATCGTGATGCGGCAGCACCCGATCGTGGGGGAGGGAATCCTGGCCCCCACCGAGCGCATGCGCGGAGTGGCCAAGATCGTCCGCTACCACCAAGAGCGGTGGGACGGGTCCGGGTATCCCGACGGCCTCCGAGGGGAAGCGATCCCCCTCGGCGCCCGCATCCTGGCGGCGGTCGACGCCTACAGCGCGATCACGGACGATCGGCCGTACAAGAAGGCGCGGTCTCACGCGGAGGCGATGCTGGAGCTCCGCCGGGGCGCCGGTACGCGGTACGACCCCCACATCGTCGAGGTGTTTTGTCAGGTGGTGGGCTGGGCCAAGGACGGCAAGGAGCGCGTGTCGTGACGAAGGGGCCGTCGCACGGGCGGTCCCGCAAGACGCACGCGGGCGGCAGCGGGGAGCCTCGCGGCCCGCACGCGCCTGCGGCCGGTGGCGGGGTCGCGACGGAATCGGGGCAAGCCCTCGCCTTTCTGGCCCGCCTGGCGATGGAGTTCACGGCGGTCCTGAGCCTCCCCGATCTGCTAGAGCACGTGACCCGCGTGCTCCGCGAGGAGACGGGGTTCGACTCGTGCGCCGTCTCGCTGCTCGCCACGCAGGACACCGAGGATGTACTGATCGTGCGAGCCGCATCCGGGCTCCGCAAGATCATGAAGGGCGCCGTCCTCCCCCGCGGCCGGGGGCTCTCCTGGACGGTGATTGAATCGGGTCTCCCGCTGCTCGTGCCGGATATGGAGGCCGAGCCCCGGTGGTTTCTGAAGGACCCGCAGGTACGGTCCAGCATCTGGGCGCCGATGGTCGTGCAGCGGCGTGCGATCGGGGTGCTGAGCGCCTTTCGGAGCGCGGTCAACGCCTTCACGGAAGCCGATCTCGATCTGCTGACCGTCGTGGCGCGGTACCTCGCCGGCGCCGTCGAGGTGGCCCGCCTGCACGAGCAGCTCAAAGAGATCGCGGCGACCGATTCGTTGACCGGCCTGGCCAACCGCCGCACGTTTCTCGACCGGCTTCAATCCGAAATCTCGCGGACCCGCCGCGCGCGCTCAGAGCTCTCCATCGTGCTGCTCGACCTCAATCATTTCAAGACGGTCAACGACGTGCACGGCCACGCCGTCGGCGACCAGGTGCTCATCCGGGTCGCTGAGACGCTGAGCCAGACCGTGCGCCAGTCCGACGTCGCCGCCCGGTTCGGCGGGGACGAATTCATCCTGCTCCTCCCGGAGTCCACCCGGGCTGAGGCATCGCAGATCCTCGAGCGGCTGCGGGGGCTCTCGATCATGGTCCCGGATCGGGCGGGCAGCCGGGCGCGCGTCAACTTCTCCTGGGGGCTGGCCGTCTGGCCTCACGACGGCGAGGAGATCGAGCCGCTCCTCAAGGTCGCCGACCACAGACTCTACGCCATGAAGCGCGCCCGGGAGATTCCGGATCCCCGCCCGACGGGCCAGCCGCTGACCTCCGACTGACAGGCGATCGCGGCGCGCCGTACTTCCCACAGAACCGCAAGCAGGGGAGGGCTCTCCCGGCGTCGTAGACCAGCCTCGTGCGGCGGCAACTCGCTGGGTGCGGGGAACCGCGCAGAGACTGGGCCGCCGCCGGGGGTGGGCCATGGCGAAAGTGATCTTGGAGCAAGTGAGCAAACAGTTCGGCAACGTCCTCGCGGTCAACAACGTCACGCTCGACATCCCCGACCGGCAGTTCACGGTGCTGGTCGGGCCCTCGGGATGCGGGAAGACGACCTGCCTTCGGTTGGTTGCGGGGCTCGAAGAGGCGACGGCCGGCAACATCTATATCGGGGAGCGCCTCGTCAACGACGTCGCCCCGAAAGATCGCGACATCGCCATGGTGTTCCAGAACTACGCGCTGTACCCGCACATGACGGTGTACGACAACATGGCGTTCGGGCTGCGCCTCCGCAAGTATCCCCGCGCGGAGATCGACCGGAGGGTCAAGGAGGCCGCCGAGATGCTGGGGATCCAAGAGCTCCTGGCCCGCAAGCCCAAGCAGCTCTCAGGCGGGCAGCGGCAGCGGGTCGCCCTGGGCCGCGCCATCGTACGCGAACCGCAGGTCTTTCTCATGGATGAGCCGCTCTCCAACCTGGATGCCAAGCTCCGCGTGCAGACGCGCGCCGAGATCAAGAAGCTGCACGCGCGGCTGCAAACGACGACGATCTACGTCACCCACGACCAGGTCGAGGCCATGACGATGGGCGATCGGATCGTCGTCATGAAGGACGGGCTCGTTCAGCAGGTCGACAGCCCGCTGAACCTGTACGAGAAGCCCGCCAATCTGTTCGTCGCGGGGTTCATCGGGTCTCCCGCGATGAACTTCCTCGAGGCCAAACTGACCAAACAGGACGGCAAGGTGTTCGTCGACGGGGGCACGTTCCGGGCGGACGTCCCACAAGAGTATGTGTCTCAGCTGGCGGCCTGGGCCGGCCGGCCGATCATCTTCGGCATCCGTCCGGAGGACATCCACGACAAGGCGCTCCGCCCGGGCGCCAAGGACGAATCGGCCCTCAAGGCGGCCGTCGACGTCCACGAGCCGCTGGGGTCCGACATCATCCTCTACCTCACGGTCGGGGAGCACAGCATCGTCGCCCGGGTGGACGCCCGAAGCCAGGCGCGGATGGGGCAGAACACCGAGGTGGTCCTGGACATGAAGAAGATGCACGTCTTCAATCCCGAGACGCACGAGGCGGTGCTCTAAGTCCCGGCGCCAACACCGCGCACACGCGGGCCCCGGGACGTTGTCCCGGGGCCCGTGGTTTTCTGGGAAAGTTGCTTATCTCCCCGATGGTCACCTGCCAAACCCCGAGGGTGGGAGAGACCGAGTCGTCATCTGCGCGAGACAATCAGTAGAGCGTTCCGGCTATTTCTGCGCATCACCCGCGTCCTTCCCGCTGCCATTATTGGCGTCGGTGACCGCGGCGTCCACGAGTTCCGGTTGAGCCGGTGCCACTGATGCCGGTGCCACTGATGTTGGTCCCTGAACTGGTTGAACTGCGGCTGCGGGTGCGGGTGTGGCAACCGGGTCTGTGACCTGCTGGAGAATGCTTGGCAAAAGGCCACTGCCGTTGGTTGTCGCTCCCGTAGGGAGGACATTCGCGATCGCCGGAGACTGCGCAAGTTGCAAGAGTTGGTTGATGCCCATCGATTGGCCCAGGGGTCCCGAAGCGGCCTGCGGCCGTGGCGCGGGCGAAGCGGCGGGGTGCGTGTATGCCCGTGCGCGGGACGACGATGGTGTGGAACCCACGCGAGGGGCGAGTGTCGCGGGCGCCACCGGCGTTGCCACGACCGACTCCAAGGATGCCGGGGCCGAAGCAGATCTGTCCTGAATCACTTCTACGGGCGAGGGGGCGGCCGCTCGATGTTTCATCCCGAGCGCGCCCTGGCCGCCGAGCACCGCGCTCCCGGCCAAGGCGAGCATCGTGACTGCACCGAATCCCACCGCGACTGACCGTACCATGAGTGTCCCCCTTTCCTGATCACTGTCCGGTCCGTGTCTGCCGTCGATTTCGAGGACCTTCCATATCTGTCTTTGACGCAGAATACGCGCTCGAAACTATTTTGCGATGAAGATCTCACGAATGTGTTGTGAAGAGCCTGTGAAGCTACCCTGCGAAGCGGACGCGCACACGCGGGCCCCGGGACGTTGTCCCGGGGCCCGCAACGTTCTGCTGAGCCGGCGCCTCGGCGGCTACGGCGTCTTCTGCGGTGCGGGAGCGCGTCCCCCATCCACGAACGGCTGGAGCAGCTTGGTGAACTCCATCGGAAAGATGAACTTGGTCGCGGGGCCGGCCCCGAGCGCCTTGAGGGCCTCGAGGTACTGCAGGCTCATCGTGTTTGTGTCGACGGTCCTGGCGACCTCGAAGATCTTGCCCAGGGCCAGCGAGAAGCCCTCCGCTCGAAGGATCGCGGCCTGGCGGTCGCCCTCAGCCTTGAGGATCGCGGCCTGCTTCTCGCCTTCGGCGATCGTGATCGCGGCCTGCTTCTTCCCGTCGGCCTCGGTCACGAGCGCGCGCCGGCTCCGCTCGGCGGACATCTGCCGCGTCATCGCTTCCTGGACGTCCTTCGGAGGCGTGATCTCGCGGATTTCGACGGTGGTCACCTTTACGCCCCACCGTTCCGTGGCCTCATCGAGTTTGGCGCGGAGGACCTGGTTGATCTGATCGCGTTTGGCGAGGACCTCGTCGAGGCTGATATCCCCGATCACGGCCCGCAGCCCGGTGGTCGCGATGCCCTGTGCCGCCCCGGCGAAGTTGCCGACCTGAATGACACTGAGTTGCGGATCGACGACTTTGTAGTAGATGAGAAAGTCAATGGAGATG includes:
- a CDS encoding glycosyltransferase family 4 protein; the encoded protein is MTESESRRPRVALLHYTTPPVVGGVETVLARHARQLALEGFDVSVLTGRGESLGAGVRLHRLPLLDSRHPRVLAVARDLEAGRITAAFPALTARIGEDLERALAGIDVCVAHNVLTLHKNLALTAALHQIAARKSSPRIVVWCHDLAWTNPLYGPHLHPGAPWDLLRTRVRGGTYVAVSRARQQALCAALGLAGPAVAVIPNGIDPAVFLRLTGVGRWLADTLRLWDHQIVLLLPARITRRKQIEYALAVASEIVRRELTVRLLVTGPLGAHNPRNRSYLQELRALRRRLGLEEHVVFCTDLRGPRGRPLVLSDRTMADLYMLADALLLPSRDEGFGLPLLEAGLARLPAFTTDLAALRAVGDDAIHTFDLGDPPARVAAAIIDTLMEERGYRLRRRVLASYRWSVIMREQIVPLLSRAAAAVGS
- a CDS encoding bifunctional phosphoglucose/phosphomannose isomerase — its product is MSVLDDPKRARTCDPSGMLGVALGLPRQVREGWALGRAAQVLPLSAAPEHLVICGMGGSAIGGDLLSGYLASACPIPIAVVRGYEVPKFVGPRSVVIAASYSGATEETLSAVAQAERAGATVFAVTSGGQLAQTAKHAAVMVPAGLAPRAALGYLMFSALAVLERWELTGPCAKGVEEAAGVLEGIAAECGPEVPAVRNPAKRLAEELAGRVPAVYAASPGIEAAARRWKCQFNENSKTLATWNVFPELNHNETVGWGAPAALAAHFAVVVLLEGTEPAHLMRRIGLTSDLALGPAAGVHEVRARGRGRLARLLSLVFIGDLVSIYLAYLRGVDPTPVEVIDAIKQGLREPH
- a CDS encoding HD domain-containing phosphohydrolase; its protein translation is MTASTRVEADPSLLAPPPPVLLGVRSAEGWISLIRVLVLLSLIPALWFGIIGVTHPGVTSLVVLLGIYVIALALGPRRFRLLQKTDLIVALDILVVTLVVSISGGINSPFVFLFYLTIVEAAARLNVRQAITASLAMAGMLVLLGVRAGWDETAVTAGFKLGALMAGGFFLALFLGMLVQEYRTGHERTWWGAQLDHARAQRTAELEAFYDLSMRLRAAHDAGEMYPIIVDHAVELLRADHGTLALLSSDHQMLARLYTAGVSAGPAGETFPVAGSPSEYAIKTGTAFVTEDFAGVSVPGFDPAPYRAFGPVVIVPVRSEQEIIGALELGRSRGGGARVFTDADIRLLEGIAEIGGTAVRRARLFQNLEQSYMQMVLALARTMDARDTYTAGHSERIAALAETVARALGSAEEEIQDVRWGALLHDIGKIGVPDEILRKPGPLTEAEQIVMRQHPIVGEGILAPTERMRGVAKIVRYHQERWDGSGYPDGLRGEAIPLGARILAAVDAYSAITDDRPYKKARSHAEAMLELRRGAGTRYDPHIVEVFCQVVGWAKDGKERVS
- a CDS encoding sensor domain-containing diguanylate cyclase produces the protein MTKGPSHGRSRKTHAGGSGEPRGPHAPAAGGGVATESGQALAFLARLAMEFTAVLSLPDLLEHVTRVLREETGFDSCAVSLLATQDTEDVLIVRAASGLRKIMKGAVLPRGRGLSWTVIESGLPLLVPDMEAEPRWFLKDPQVRSSIWAPMVVQRRAIGVLSAFRSAVNAFTEADLDLLTVVARYLAGAVEVARLHEQLKEIAATDSLTGLANRRTFLDRLQSEISRTRRARSELSIVLLDLNHFKTVNDVHGHAVGDQVLIRVAETLSQTVRQSDVAARFGGDEFILLLPESTRAEASQILERLRGLSIMVPDRAGSRARVNFSWGLAVWPHDGEEIEPLLKVADHRLYAMKRAREIPDPRPTGQPLTSD
- the ugpC gene encoding sn-glycerol-3-phosphate ABC transporter ATP-binding protein UgpC; its protein translation is MAKVILEQVSKQFGNVLAVNNVTLDIPDRQFTVLVGPSGCGKTTCLRLVAGLEEATAGNIYIGERLVNDVAPKDRDIAMVFQNYALYPHMTVYDNMAFGLRLRKYPRAEIDRRVKEAAEMLGIQELLARKPKQLSGGQRQRVALGRAIVREPQVFLMDEPLSNLDAKLRVQTRAEIKKLHARLQTTTIYVTHDQVEAMTMGDRIVVMKDGLVQQVDSPLNLYEKPANLFVAGFIGSPAMNFLEAKLTKQDGKVFVDGGTFRADVPQEYVSQLAAWAGRPIIFGIRPEDIHDKALRPGAKDESALKAAVDVHEPLGSDIILYLTVGEHSIVARVDARSQARMGQNTEVVLDMKKMHVFNPETHEAVL
- a CDS encoding SPFH domain-containing protein, with product MWFALAVIIIVALLLWNGVKIVREYQRLVVFRLGRSFGPKGPGVVYLIPMVDKAVWVDLREIFLEIPAQTCITKDNAPISIDFLIYYKVVDPQLSVIQVGNFAGAAQGIATTGLRAVIGDISLDEVLAKRDQINQVLRAKLDEATERWGVKVTTVEIREITPPKDVQEAMTRQMSAERSRRALVTEADGKKQAAITIAEGEKQAAILKAEGDRQAAILRAEGFSLALGKIFEVARTVDTNTMSLQYLEALKALGAGPATKFIFPMEFTKLLQPFVDGGRAPAPQKTP